Proteins encoded by one window of Emticicia oligotrophica DSM 17448:
- a CDS encoding SCP2 sterol-binding domain-containing protein translates to MTAKEFLQKTATRLTPNEINDVTTTLHFDFGSGENYSLVVADGKADFQESFVGTPECIIKADADDFVKIATGDMNPMMAMMMGKIKISNPGAMMKYAKILGLM, encoded by the coding sequence ATGACAGCAAAAGAATTTTTACAGAAGACAGCCACACGTCTTACTCCAAACGAAATAAATGATGTAACTACAACGCTTCACTTTGATTTTGGCAGTGGGGAAAATTACTCTTTGGTAGTTGCAGATGGAAAGGCTGATTTTCAAGAAAGTTTTGTAGGAACTCCTGAATGTATAATAAAAGCAGATGCTGATGATTTTGTAAAAATTGCAACGGGCGACATGAATCCTATGATGGCAATGATGATGGGTAAAATTAAAATATCTAACCCTGGTGCAATGATGAAATATGCTAAAATACTAGGATTGATGTAA
- a CDS encoding acyl-CoA dehydrogenase — MANHFFNKRNVDFLLYEVHDAESLTKHTRFADHTKETFDMTIDAATQIADNLMFPFVKDVDKNQPELKDGQVTVHPAIKDYLKALGESGIIGADFDYEDGGAQMPVTITSILGYILMAANNGMMFTGLTAGAARLIASFGSQELKDTYIPNMISGKWQGTMCLTEPQAGSSLSDITSTAEPLEDGTYKIRGQKVFISAGDHDAADNIIHLFLGRIKGAPLGTKGISLFVIPKFRLDGTDNDVTSMGIYHKLGQKGVPAMHLGFGDKNDDCIGYLVGEPNKGLNYMFQMMNEARIGVGITGASIASAAYYASLEYAKERPQSRRLNQKHALDAPQIPIIQHPDVKRMLLFQKAVVEGSLSLLLETSKFFDLSEASDDPEEKENAHLMLELLTPIAKTFPCEYGMKATSDAVQCFGGYGFTEDFPVEQYYRDIRITPIYEGTTGIQSQDLLGRKVPMAGGKATMLLTKEVGKTVMAALQFDELKRYALLLKDEGERLQKVTMHLLSIAGTGDVERFLSDATLYMEMFSLNVVAWQWLKQAVVAKQKLITSNDDTEFYESKIHTMKYFFHYEIPKTQGLATRLMDEEVLTIMTEKEIVM, encoded by the coding sequence ATGGCTAATCATTTTTTTAATAAAAGAAACGTTGACTTCCTACTCTATGAAGTTCACGATGCAGAGTCGCTTACAAAGCATACTCGCTTTGCCGACCACACGAAAGAAACTTTCGATATGACCATTGATGCAGCTACTCAAATAGCTGATAATCTGATGTTTCCGTTTGTAAAAGATGTAGATAAAAATCAACCCGAATTAAAAGATGGTCAGGTAACTGTTCATCCTGCTATCAAAGATTATCTGAAAGCTTTAGGGGAATCTGGAATCATCGGAGCTGATTTTGACTACGAAGATGGTGGAGCTCAAATGCCCGTGACAATTACGAGTATTTTGGGCTATATCTTAATGGCAGCCAATAACGGGATGATGTTTACTGGTCTTACAGCTGGTGCAGCTCGATTGATTGCCAGCTTTGGCTCGCAAGAGTTAAAGGATACTTACATTCCAAATATGATTTCGGGCAAGTGGCAAGGTACAATGTGTTTGACAGAGCCGCAAGCAGGTAGCTCGCTTTCAGATATTACTTCAACCGCCGAACCGCTTGAAGATGGCACTTATAAAATTAGGGGCCAGAAAGTATTTATTTCTGCTGGAGACCACGATGCCGCTGATAATATCATTCACTTATTCTTAGGACGTATCAAAGGTGCTCCACTCGGCACAAAAGGTATTTCTTTATTCGTGATTCCGAAATTTAGATTGGATGGTACAGATAACGATGTGACATCAATGGGAATTTACCATAAATTAGGTCAGAAGGGTGTGCCTGCCATGCACTTAGGCTTTGGCGATAAAAATGATGACTGTATTGGCTATTTAGTGGGCGAACCAAATAAAGGCTTGAATTACATGTTTCAGATGATGAATGAGGCTCGAATTGGCGTTGGAATTACTGGAGCTTCTATTGCTTCAGCAGCTTATTATGCTTCGCTCGAATATGCTAAAGAACGCCCTCAAAGCCGCCGACTCAATCAAAAACATGCCCTTGATGCTCCACAAATTCCGATTATTCAACACCCCGATGTAAAAAGAATGTTGTTGTTTCAGAAAGCAGTGGTAGAAGGTTCTCTGTCGCTTTTACTTGAAACATCTAAGTTTTTCGACCTTTCGGAAGCTTCTGACGACCCAGAAGAAAAAGAAAATGCTCATTTAATGCTCGAATTGCTTACACCAATTGCCAAAACGTTTCCTTGTGAATATGGCATGAAAGCAACTTCTGATGCTGTGCAATGCTTCGGTGGTTATGGTTTTACTGAAGATTTTCCAGTAGAACAATATTATAGAGATATTCGTATTACACCAATTTACGAGGGAACAACGGGTATTCAATCGCAAGATTTGTTAGGCCGAAAAGTTCCGATGGCCGGTGGAAAAGCTACCATGCTTTTGACAAAAGAGGTTGGAAAAACTGTGATGGCAGCTTTACAATTTGATGAATTAAAGCGATATGCACTTTTATTGAAAGATGAAGGTGAAAGATTGCAGAAAGTAACAATGCATTTACTAAGTATTGCGGGAACAGGTGATGTTGAGCGTTTCTTATCAGACGCTACACTTTACATGGAAATGTTTAGCCTTAATGTAGTGGCTTGGCAATGGCTGAAGCAAGCGGTGGTTGCCAAACAAAAACTAATTACTTCAAACGACGATACTGAGTTTTATGAAAGTAAAATACATACTATGAAGTATTTCTTCCATTATGAAATTCCAAAAACACAAGGTTTGGCTACTCGCTTGATGGATGAAGAAGTGCTTACGATAATGACTGAGAAAGAGATTGTTATGTAA